In Leptodesmis sichuanensis A121, the following are encoded in one genomic region:
- a CDS encoding ISKra4 family transposase (programmed frameshift) — protein MDAEKKAQIQAHARALAALLYEETDPEQVKTLAGIEVAVRGHLLEHVGPELGGFFIATSSGTTSGRKRSLDSIVGRLHLSEKQAQILEVKAYTRWSPYLEQCCLLLSANESYERAAEDIEVLTGVKVTHSTQQRLVHRQTFELPQVAGVVEEMSVDGGKVRLRTPQGQPSEWRDYKGVNLHECCVAAFFQDNEQLVNWVNPQPLSDPLTCLGDGHDGIWNIYAQIGTTTQRREILDWYHLIENLGKVGGSQQRLAVVEACLWQGDVEGAIIQFEDWQHERVATFIAYLNKHRQRIVNYGYYQAEGISIGSGAIESTVKQVGRRVKISGAQWEKGNVPQVLKQRCAYLNGQFSK, from the exons ATGGACGCTGAGAAAAAAGCCCAAATTCAAGCCCATGCTCGTGCCCTTGCCGCTCTGCTGTACGAGGAAACCGACCCGGAGCAAGTAAAAACATTAGCAGGGATTGAGGTAGCAGTAAGAGGGCATCTGCTGGAACACGTCGGTCCAGAACTCGGGG GATTTTTTATTGCAACAAGCAGCGGCACCACAAGTGGACGAAAGCGCAGCCTCGACAGTATCGTCGGACGACTGCACTTGAGCGAGAAACAGGCACAAATTCTGGAGGTGAAAGCCTACACACGCTGGAGTCCTTACCTGGAGCAGTGTTGTTTGTTGCTCAGTGCCAACGAGTCGTATGAGCGAGCGGCAGAAGACATCGAAGTGTTGACTGGGGTGAAGGTTACTCACAGCACTCAACAACGATTAGTCCATCGTCAAACCTTCGAGTTACCGCAAGTGGCAGGAGTGGTTGAGGAGATGAGTGTAGACGGCGGCAAAGTACGATTGCGAACCCCTCAAGGACAACCGAGTGAATGGCGAGATTACAAGGGGGTGAATCTGCACGAGTGCTGTGTGGCTGCTTTTTTCCAGGATAACGAGCAATTGGTTAACTGGGTCAACCCTCAACCCTTGTCTGACCCGCTCACTTGCTTAGGAGATGGGCACGATGGGATCTGGAATATTTATGCCCAGATCGGCACCACGACCCAAAGACGGGAGATTTTGGATTGGTATCACCTCATCGAGAATTTGGGCAAGGTGGGTGGTTCCCAGCAACGTTTAGCGGTGGTGGAAGCCTGCTTGTGGCAGGGCGATGTCGAGGGAGCGATCATCCAGTTTGAGGATTGGCAACACGAGCGGGTTGCGACTTTCATTGCCTATCTCAACAAGCATCGACAGCGGATTGTCAACTATGGCTATTATCAAGCCGAAGGCATTTCCATTGGTTCTGGTGCAATTGAATCAACGGTCAAACAAGTCGGGCGGCGCGTCAAGATATCGGGGGCGCAGTGGGAAAAGGGTAACGTACCACAGGTGCTGAAGCAACGCTGTGCTTACCTTAATGGGCAATTCTCAAAATGA
- a CDS encoding histidine kinase dimerization/phosphoacceptor domain -containing protein: MAEIAQLINQSLHLEEVLQASLEQVRHFFKADRVFVYQFHPDWSGSIELEAISDCQFSLLGQTIADQCFVQTVAEQYQQGYVTIIPDVQHSGLSLCHQEFLTQLQVRANLVAPILKSDRLWGLLIVHQCQNSRYWQPFEVDFLRQLATHIGTAIQKTELYQQLAGELTQKDVLLKEIHHRVKNNLQIISSLLRMQSRQAGGEEAIAIQFQEAQNRVQSMALIHEHLYQADDLSQIDFGEYLHTLVNHLFRSYGVGEHITLEIATNGLTLTLNTAIPCGLIINELVSNSLKYAFPNDRPGHISLSLQREQADHPDVGGQIILVVADNGVGIPEAVDLQTTASLGLRIVRNLVDQMKGKIVLNRDSGSLFQISFPQISDRR; this comes from the coding sequence ATGGCAGAAATTGCCCAATTGATCAACCAATCCCTTCACCTGGAAGAAGTTTTGCAAGCCTCTTTAGAACAGGTGCGCCACTTCTTTAAAGCCGATCGCGTGTTTGTTTACCAATTTCACCCGGATTGGAGTGGCTCCATTGAACTAGAAGCAATTTCTGACTGCCAATTTTCTTTATTGGGACAAACTATAGCCGATCAATGCTTTGTGCAGACAGTGGCCGAGCAGTATCAGCAAGGCTATGTCACGATTATTCCCGATGTGCAGCACTCCGGTCTGTCGCTCTGTCATCAAGAGTTTTTAACTCAACTGCAGGTGAGGGCTAATTTAGTAGCTCCCATTCTCAAGAGCGATCGCCTGTGGGGCTTATTAATCGTTCATCAATGCCAAAATTCTCGCTATTGGCAGCCGTTTGAAGTGGATTTTTTGCGCCAACTGGCGACTCATATTGGCACCGCCATCCAGAAAACTGAGCTTTACCAGCAACTGGCAGGTGAGTTAACCCAAAAAGATGTATTGCTCAAAGAAATTCATCATCGAGTAAAAAATAATTTGCAAATCATTTCCAGTCTGTTGCGAATGCAATCCCGGCAGGCTGGAGGTGAGGAGGCGATCGCGATCCAATTTCAGGAAGCGCAAAATCGGGTACAGTCCATGGCATTAATTCATGAGCATTTATACCAGGCGGATGATTTATCTCAAATCGACTTTGGCGAGTATTTACACACCCTGGTTAATCACCTATTTCGGTCTTATGGAGTGGGTGAACATATCACCCTGGAGATCGCTACAAACGGTTTGACCCTCACTTTGAACACAGCCATTCCCTGTGGGTTGATTATCAACGAACTGGTTTCTAATTCGCTCAAATATGCCTTTCCCAACGATCGCCCCGGTCATATTTCACTGAGTCTCCAGCGAGAGCAAGCAGATCATCCGGATGTAGGAGGGCAAATTATCTTAGTCGTAGCCGATAATGGAGTTGGCATTCCTGAGGCGGTGGACTTGCAGACCACTGCATCCCTCGGCCTACGAATTGTGCGGAATCTGGTGGATCAAATGAAAGGCAAAATTGTTCTTAATCGTGATTCTGGCAGTTTGTTTCAGATCTCATTTCCTCAAATCAGCGATCGTCGTTAA
- a CDS encoding PAS domain-containing protein, whose protein sequence is MIRNSLDLNTIFTTTVCEVGEVLQIYQADIVRYLPERGIWLNLADYRRNPGMPSGLGLEIPDAGNSIAAQLKQGQIVEIEDYQQYDDEANRPLRAIYTYGGNWLHIPLWGEGQVWGCLSLNRAVGQKWQSAEIELARAIADQLAIAIQQANLYQQAQRELAERQRAEVALQQLNQELEQRVHQRTAQLQLALSTAGMGLWEWNMLDDTQVWSPENYALLGFCADEWGQVLDLDGTVLSPYPTYPLFLERVHPEDREHLVQAQDRALASRSLYELEYRIVFPDGTIRWRYNRGSYLFDQQGQPFKLMGICMDITQRKQAEAALRQSEEQFRTIFDNAPIAISLARVTDLHLERVNQAHRELLGYSEEDLKTLTALDITYPEDVNQDVELVEQMKRDERSSFQMEKRFIKKNGDLIWATLTAALIRDPDGQPLYSMGMIVDITEQKQAELALRSSEARFQRLAANIPGVICQFKITADGVQSFPYMSDSASQILGLTPAQIQRDLDSLFSRIHPGDQAALQQSILCSMQTLQPWKWEGRYIKPDGTLRWLQGMSNPERQPNGDVIWDGVVFDVSDRVQVKQTLQRQFEREKLLRTVTQHIHQAINLQDILTIVVTETRQMLQCDRVVVYRFHEDWSGSFVTESVGDRWVKLVDEDTCTVWQDTYLQETQGGRYRNHESLVVPDIYAAGHHACYIEILEQFQIRAYIIVPIFVGDTLWGLLGTYQNSGSRQ, encoded by the coding sequence ATGATTCGTAACTCTCTCGATCTAAACACCATTTTTACAACAACGGTGTGTGAAGTCGGGGAAGTGCTGCAGATCTATCAGGCAGATATCGTCCGCTATTTACCGGAAAGAGGAATTTGGCTAAATCTGGCCGACTACCGCCGCAATCCTGGAATGCCATCTGGGCTGGGACTGGAAATTCCCGATGCCGGAAATTCAATTGCGGCTCAGCTAAAGCAGGGCCAAATCGTCGAAATTGAAGACTATCAACAGTACGACGATGAAGCAAACCGTCCTCTCAGGGCTATTTATACCTATGGTGGCAACTGGCTGCATATTCCCCTCTGGGGAGAGGGGCAAGTCTGGGGATGCCTGAGTTTGAACCGGGCGGTGGGCCAAAAATGGCAGTCTGCAGAAATTGAACTGGCCCGTGCCATAGCTGATCAATTGGCGATCGCCATTCAGCAAGCCAACCTGTATCAACAGGCTCAGCGCGAACTGGCAGAACGGCAGCGGGCAGAGGTAGCTCTACAGCAATTGAACCAGGAACTGGAACAACGGGTACACCAGCGCACCGCCCAACTGCAACTGGCCCTTTCAACCGCCGGAATGGGGTTATGGGAATGGAATATGCTGGACGACACCCAGGTTTGGTCGCCGGAGAACTATGCCCTGCTAGGTTTTTGCGCCGATGAATGGGGGCAAGTCCTGGATCTGGATGGTACGGTACTAAGTCCCTACCCCACCTATCCGTTGTTCTTAGAGCGGGTGCATCCAGAAGATCGAGAACACCTGGTGCAAGCTCAAGATCGGGCACTGGCATCGCGATCGCTTTACGAGCTTGAATATCGCATAGTATTTCCGGATGGCACAATCAGATGGCGCTATAACCGGGGTTCCTATTTGTTCGATCAGCAGGGACAACCCTTTAAGCTGATGGGCATCTGTATGGATATTACGCAACGCAAGCAAGCAGAAGCCGCACTCCGTCAGAGTGAAGAACAATTCCGCACGATTTTTGATAATGCTCCGATCGCCATCAGTCTGGCCCGTGTAACAGACCTTCATCTGGAGCGAGTGAATCAGGCACATCGAGAATTATTGGGGTATAGCGAGGAAGACTTAAAAACCTTGACGGCTCTAGATATCACCTATCCAGAAGATGTGAATCAGGATGTGGAACTGGTAGAGCAAATGAAACGGGACGAGCGTTCCAGTTTCCAGATGGAAAAGCGGTTTATTAAGAAAAATGGCGATCTGATCTGGGCCACTCTCACCGCTGCGCTGATCCGTGATCCAGACGGCCAACCGCTTTACAGCATGGGCATGATTGTGGATATCACCGAGCAGAAGCAAGCCGAACTGGCTTTGCGTTCTAGTGAAGCTCGCTTTCAGCGATTGGCGGCCAATATTCCGGGGGTGATTTGTCAATTCAAAATAACCGCCGATGGAGTGCAATCGTTTCCTTACATGAGTGATTCTGCTTCCCAGATACTGGGTCTGACACCAGCGCAAATTCAGCGAGATCTGGACTCTTTGTTCAGCCGCATCCATCCCGGTGACCAGGCGGCTTTGCAACAGTCTATTCTCTGCTCAATGCAAACTCTTCAACCCTGGAAATGGGAAGGTCGCTATATCAAGCCCGATGGCACGCTCCGGTGGCTACAGGGAATGTCTAACCCCGAACGGCAGCCCAATGGAGATGTGATTTGGGATGGGGTGGTTTTTGACGTTAGCGATCGTGTCCAGGTAAAGCAGACCCTGCAACGACAATTCGAGCGAGAAAAACTGCTGAGAACCGTCACTCAACACATTCATCAAGCTATCAATTTACAAGACATTTTGACTATTGTCGTTACTGAAACTCGCCAGATGCTGCAGTGCGATCGAGTCGTCGTTTACCGTTTTCATGAAGATTGGAGTGGCAGTTTTGTCACCGAGTCGGTGGGCGATCGCTGGGTCAAGCTGGTTGATGAAGATACCTGCACCGTTTGGCAGGACACCTATTTGCAGGAAACACAGGGGGGGCGTTACCGCAATCATGAGAGTTTAGTTGTTCCGGATATTTACGCGGCTGGTCACCACGCCTGCTACATCGAGATCCTGGAACAGTTCCAGATCAGGGCCTATATCATTGTTCCCATTTTTGTTGGAGACACCCTGTGGGGATTATTGGGTACCTATCAAAATTCCGGCTCCCGCCAGTGA
- a CDS encoding ISL3 family transposase codes for MGIDEISKRKGHQNFATVIGDVEAGKLIEVIDSHQQEDIIEILKQQPIEVRAKVEEVSVDMWGGFPKVVKKVFPNAVVVIDRFHVMKLVNEELNKIRRQSGVSDRGSKFILLKNGKDLTAEEKTKLEEILKRSKRLGKAYEWKEEFRAIYEQPLTVEEGKRQIQGWLDQARVVYSEASTTIRNHLDGISNYFRNRTTSGAMEGINNRIKLIKRQAYGFVNFNNFRERLLACFSD; via the coding sequence ATTGGGATTGATGAAATCAGCAAGCGGAAAGGGCATCAAAACTTCGCCACCGTTATCGGCGACGTTGAGGCCGGGAAATTGATTGAAGTGATTGACAGTCACCAACAGGAAGACATTATTGAAATCCTGAAGCAGCAGCCCATAGAGGTGCGTGCAAAAGTTGAAGAGGTGAGCGTGGATATGTGGGGAGGATTCCCAAAGGTAGTCAAGAAAGTGTTTCCCAATGCCGTGGTAGTGATTGACCGCTTTCATGTCATGAAATTAGTCAATGAGGAGTTAAATAAAATTCGTAGACAATCGGGTGTATCAGACCGAGGTAGCAAATTCATTTTGCTCAAGAATGGCAAGGATTTAACAGCAGAAGAAAAGACAAAGTTAGAAGAGATTCTGAAACGGTCAAAGCGATTAGGAAAAGCCTATGAGTGGAAAGAAGAGTTTCGCGCGATTTATGAACAACCATTAACCGTTGAGGAAGGCAAGCGTCAGATCCAAGGGTGGCTCGATCAAGCGCGAGTCGTCTATAGTGAAGCAAGCACAACGATTCGTAACCATTTAGATGGGATTAGCAACTACTTTCGGAATCGCACAACGAGTGGCGCAATGGAGGGAATCAACAACCGAATTAAATTGATTAAACGGCAAGCTTATGGCTTTGTCAATTTCAACAATTTTCGAGAAAGACTATTAGCCTGCTTCTCTGATTAA
- a CDS encoding transposase family protein — protein MDIHLDRLLNFPHVTVESCIQKDNEVYLKLRLLNQESSCPHCKKSSSELHQNRPILIRDLSIFGQVTYLKIPRRQFYCRDCQRYFTESLTFMDAGRQYTRRYEEHIYQQVQLSSMEQVGRVEGLSFERIEGIFKHQYAQKKTRDGQESNALGLMKSASGKGIKTSPPLSATLRPGN, from the coding sequence ATGGACATACATCTTGATAGATTGCTTAACTTCCCTCACGTTACGGTTGAAAGTTGCATTCAAAAAGACAATGAAGTGTACTTAAAGTTGCGCTTGCTCAATCAAGAATCTAGCTGTCCACACTGTAAGAAATCAAGTTCAGAGTTGCATCAAAACCGTCCGATTTTGATTCGAGACCTATCGATTTTTGGCCAAGTCACTTATTTGAAAATTCCTCGTCGTCAGTTTTATTGTCGTGATTGCCAACGTTATTTTACTGAGTCATTGACATTTATGGATGCAGGACGGCAGTACACTCGACGCTATGAGGAGCATATTTACCAGCAAGTACAACTGTCAAGTATGGAGCAAGTGGGTCGCGTAGAAGGATTAAGCTTTGAGCGCATTGAAGGGATTTTCAAGCATCAGTATGCACAGAAAAAAACACGGGATGGGCAGGAGTCAAACGCATTGGGATTGATGAAATCAGCAAGCGGAAAGGGCATCAAAACTTCGCCACCGTTATCGGCGACGTTGAGGCCGGGAAATTGA